From Pararhodobacter zhoushanensis, the proteins below share one genomic window:
- a CDS encoding pentapeptide repeat-containing protein has product MTIDATPTRAELAHLSRTGEPVTLTSCDLDGLDLSGLDLTGWIFERCTLKGTVFNSARLESARFAGCRAAGSSFVGADLLDGSIEGGDFSNANFRGTTLTDVKISRCKMTGADLTDVQAIGLALEDVLLVLAVLPKLSFRKKTLTRVDFSDADLRACDFREAVLDECSLREAHLVDCRFEDADLRGADLGGVKLTDARRFKGALISKAQAADLLGQLGLRVM; this is encoded by the coding sequence ATGACCATCGATGCGACGCCAACCCGCGCTGAGCTTGCTCACTTGAGCCGCACGGGCGAACCGGTCACGCTGACCAGTTGCGATCTGGACGGGCTGGATCTGTCCGGCCTTGACCTGACCGGCTGGATTTTCGAGCGCTGCACCCTCAAAGGCACCGTGTTCAACAGTGCACGGCTGGAAAGCGCGCGGTTTGCCGGGTGCCGGGCGGCGGGCTCCAGCTTTGTCGGCGCTGATCTGCTGGATGGAAGCATCGAAGGCGGCGATTTCAGCAACGCCAATTTCCGGGGCACGACCCTCACCGACGTCAAGATCAGCCGCTGCAAGATGACCGGTGCCGATCTGACCGATGTGCAGGCGATCGGGCTGGCGCTGGAAGACGTGCTGCTGGTGCTGGCCGTGCTGCCGAAGCTGTCGTTTCGCAAGAAGACCCTGACGCGGGTGGATTTCAGCGATGCCGACCTGCGCGCCTGCGACTTCCGCGAGGCGGTGCTGGACGAATGCTCCTTGCGCGAGGCGCATCTGGTCGATTGCCGGTTCGAGGATGCCGATTTGCGCGGCGCCGATCTGGGCGGCGTCAAGCTGACCGATGCCCGGCGGTTCAAGGGCGCGCTGATCTCGA